One Myxococcus guangdongensis DNA segment encodes these proteins:
- the recJ gene encoding single-stranded-DNA-specific exonuclease RecJ gives MRWLLPDVVEEEVGSLAGELSLHPLAARVLLHRGYRTPESASAFLSDRLADLPDPFRMKGMAAGVERLVRALHKREKVTLYGDYDVDGVCSTSLLFLFLRELGMSQLATYIPHRLDEGYGLNLGAVERIAGDGTRVLVTLDCGITSVAEITRAKELGLDVVVVDHHTVPPTLPPAVAVLNPHQPGCEYPTKALCAAGVAFNFCMGLRKRLRDDGYFATRKEPNLKALMDLVALATVADVVPLTGANRILVTHGLQELTAARRPGVRALKEVAGMDPDTPITAGQVGFRLGPRINAAGRLHDASLGLQLLCSESLESARALASVLDRANAERQGIESTILTQALAQAEERRDARGFVLYDEGWHPGVIGIVASRVVERYHRPTVMVGVKDGVGKGSARSIEAFHLFDALSGCSELLTKFGGHKHAAGLTIDADKLPALREAFEKIALQRLSPEDLIPRCRVDAVVSPRELDATAVEALQRLGPFGQGNPEPVLVLRHQVARPRVLPAKSAGSHGHLKLALMDAPELDAIGFGMADRVRLVEGPVDLAFQAGFDTFRGQRKLSLRLKDVRVAA, from the coding sequence GTGCGGTGGTTGCTTCCAGACGTGGTCGAGGAGGAGGTCGGGTCGCTGGCTGGGGAGCTGTCGCTCCATCCGCTCGCGGCGAGGGTGCTCCTGCATCGGGGATACCGGACGCCGGAGTCGGCCTCGGCATTCCTGTCAGACAGGTTGGCGGACCTGCCGGACCCCTTCCGGATGAAGGGCATGGCGGCGGGCGTGGAGCGGCTGGTGCGCGCGCTGCACAAGCGCGAGAAGGTGACGCTGTACGGTGACTACGACGTGGACGGGGTGTGCTCCACGTCGCTGCTGTTCCTGTTCCTGCGCGAGCTGGGCATGTCGCAGCTCGCCACGTACATCCCCCACCGGCTGGACGAGGGCTATGGCCTGAACCTGGGCGCGGTGGAGCGCATCGCCGGGGATGGGACGCGGGTGCTGGTGACGCTGGACTGCGGAATCACGTCCGTGGCCGAAATCACCCGCGCGAAGGAGCTGGGGCTGGACGTGGTGGTGGTGGACCACCACACGGTGCCGCCCACGCTGCCCCCCGCGGTGGCGGTGCTCAACCCGCACCAGCCCGGCTGTGAGTACCCGACCAAGGCGCTGTGCGCGGCGGGCGTGGCCTTCAACTTCTGCATGGGGCTGCGCAAGCGGCTGCGCGACGACGGCTACTTCGCCACGCGCAAGGAGCCCAACCTCAAGGCGCTGATGGACCTGGTGGCGCTGGCCACGGTGGCGGACGTGGTGCCGCTCACCGGCGCCAACCGCATCCTCGTCACGCATGGGCTGCAGGAGCTCACCGCCGCGCGTCGTCCCGGTGTGCGCGCGCTGAAGGAGGTGGCGGGGATGGACCCGGACACCCCCATCACCGCGGGCCAGGTGGGTTTCCGACTGGGGCCCCGCATCAACGCCGCGGGTCGGTTGCATGACGCGTCGCTGGGCCTGCAACTGCTCTGCTCGGAGTCACTGGAGTCGGCGCGCGCGCTGGCGTCGGTGCTGGACCGGGCCAACGCGGAGCGCCAGGGCATCGAGAGCACCATCCTGACGCAGGCGCTGGCGCAGGCGGAGGAGCGCAGGGACGCGCGCGGCTTCGTCCTCTACGACGAGGGCTGGCACCCGGGCGTCATCGGCATCGTCGCCTCGCGCGTGGTGGAGCGCTACCACCGGCCCACCGTCATGGTGGGCGTGAAGGATGGGGTGGGGAAGGGCTCGGCGCGCAGCATCGAGGCGTTCCACCTCTTCGACGCGCTCAGCGGCTGCTCGGAGCTGCTCACCAAGTTCGGCGGCCACAAGCACGCCGCGGGCCTCACCATCGACGCGGACAAGCTGCCCGCGCTGCGCGAGGCCTTCGAGAAGATTGCCCTCCAGCGCCTGTCCCCCGAGGACCTCATCCCCCGCTGCCGCGTGGACGCGGTGGTGAGCCCCCGGGAGCTGGACGCCACGGCGGTGGAGGCGCTCCAGCGGTTGGGGCCCTTCGGTCAGGGCAACCCGGAGCCGGTGCTGGTGCTGCGCCACCAGGTGGCCCGTCCTCGCGTGCTGCCGGCCAAGTCCGCGGGCAGCCACGGGCATCTCAAGCTCGCCCTGATGGACGCGCCGGAGCTGGACGCCATCGGCTTCGGCATGGCGGACCGCGTGCGGCTGGTGGAGGGGCCGGTGGACCTGGCCTTCCAGGCCGGCTTCGACACCTTCCGGGGCCAGCGCAAGCTGTCACTGCGCCTCAAGGACGTGCGCGTCGCCGCGTAG
- a CDS encoding outer membrane beta-barrel protein, which translates to MFSRGIQVGALALAILAAGTASAQERKAGKRGDVNVFLKGGLGDYTGNLGDLTSTGPSWGLTLNVQPTTFLGFELGYEGSQNGINDVRILDDGPSIVRQGGSALVKLSPPMLTSVRPFVGAGFGLTYVDVRGTGGGFYDNDTMEEVPLAAGLEFNSGALTAGVRATYRLLIDDAGFANGAVEDTDGGLFDASVTLGARF; encoded by the coding sequence ATGTTTTCAAGGGGTATCCAGGTTGGAGCGCTCGCGCTCGCGATTCTCGCTGCGGGGACGGCCTCCGCGCAGGAGCGCAAAGCGGGCAAGCGCGGAGACGTCAACGTGTTCCTGAAAGGCGGCCTGGGTGACTACACGGGCAACCTGGGAGATCTGACGAGCACCGGTCCGTCATGGGGTCTGACACTCAACGTGCAGCCCACCACGTTCCTCGGGTTCGAGCTCGGCTACGAGGGCTCCCAGAACGGCATCAACGACGTGCGCATCCTGGATGATGGCCCGTCCATCGTCCGCCAGGGTGGCAGCGCGCTCGTGAAGCTCTCGCCGCCCATGCTCACCTCGGTGCGGCCCTTCGTCGGCGCGGGCTTCGGCCTGACGTACGTGGACGTGCGCGGCACCGGCGGCGGCTTCTACGACAACGACACCATGGAGGAGGTGCCGCTCGCCGCGGGCCTGGAGTTCAACAGCGGCGCGCTCACCGCCGGTGTCCGGGCCACCTACCGCCTGCTGATTGACGACGCGGGCTTCGCCAACGGCGCGGTGGAGGACACCGACGGCGGCCTCTTCGACGCCTCCGTGACGCTGGGCGCGCGCTTCTAG
- the secF gene encoding protein translocase subunit SecF yields MQILKNKTNIDFIGKRKPAVFISTIVNLAILVGIATVGFNYGVDFAGGTVVELKFDHPISAAEVRERAQKGDLHDVSVQNIGSATENAFLLRMGGVTQLNEENAEKVKAAIESLGSVKNVYADLANGIVNFRSSAPLTAEAIKAAVEKSGTGVQEVRVLGENQGGTGVDYQVVASGMADKVFGALSAGLEKPDFEQRRVDYVGPQVGKQLRNRGVMALLYSMVAILIYVAFRFDFKFGPGALLAMLHDVIMVAGYYLVSRREFNLTAIAALLTIVGYSVNDTIVIYDRIREDMAKFKGKPFAEVINIAINDTLGRTILTSGTTALSLIGLLIFGVGEIFDFAMAMLVGILVGTYSSVYIASPLTIWLDERAAAKEARVTAPA; encoded by the coding sequence ATGCAGATCCTCAAGAACAAGACCAACATCGACTTCATCGGCAAGCGCAAGCCGGCGGTCTTCATCTCCACCATCGTCAACCTGGCCATCCTGGTGGGCATCGCGACGGTGGGGTTCAACTACGGCGTGGACTTCGCGGGCGGCACGGTGGTCGAGCTGAAGTTCGACCACCCCATCTCCGCGGCCGAGGTGCGTGAGCGCGCGCAGAAGGGTGATCTGCACGACGTGAGCGTGCAGAACATCGGCAGCGCGACCGAGAACGCGTTCCTCCTGCGCATGGGCGGCGTCACGCAGCTCAACGAGGAGAACGCGGAGAAGGTCAAGGCGGCCATCGAGAGCCTGGGCAGCGTGAAGAACGTCTACGCGGACCTGGCCAACGGCATCGTCAACTTCCGCTCCTCGGCGCCGCTGACGGCGGAGGCCATCAAGGCGGCGGTGGAGAAGTCCGGCACCGGCGTGCAGGAGGTCCGCGTCCTGGGCGAGAACCAGGGCGGCACGGGCGTCGACTACCAGGTCGTCGCCAGCGGCATGGCGGACAAGGTGTTCGGCGCGCTGAGCGCCGGCCTGGAGAAGCCCGACTTCGAGCAGCGCCGCGTGGACTACGTCGGTCCGCAGGTGGGCAAGCAGCTGCGCAACCGCGGCGTCATGGCGCTGCTGTACTCCATGGTGGCCATCCTCATCTACGTGGCGTTCCGGTTCGACTTCAAGTTCGGCCCCGGCGCGCTGCTGGCCATGCTCCACGACGTCATCATGGTGGCGGGCTACTACCTGGTGAGCCGCCGCGAGTTCAACCTCACGGCCATCGCCGCGCTGCTGACCATCGTCGGCTACTCGGTGAACGACACCATCGTCATCTACGACCGCATCCGCGAGGACATGGCCAAGTTCAAGGGCAAGCCTTTCGCGGAGGTCATCAACATCGCCATCAACGACACCCTGGGCCGCACCATCCTCACCTCCGGCACCACGGCGCTGTCGCTCATCGGTCTGCTCATCTTCGGCGTGGGCGAAATCTTCGACTTCGCCATGGCCATGCTGGTGGGCATCCTGGTGGGGACCTACTCGTCCGTGTACATCGCCAGCCCGCTGACCATCTGGCTGGATGAGCGCGCCGCGGCGAAGGAAGCCCGCGTCACCGCGCCGGCCTGA
- the secD gene encoding protein translocase subunit SecD, producing MDRGWWWKFGLIVAVTLGTFWFLIPTYYTLVVMDRDQRNNLALLEEKLPAWAPPAKYRLNLGLDLQGGIHMVMRVDTKTALQKRTERRGQQIATYVADKKLGEVTADTDPEKLQLTLTAKDPATMDAIEKDVLATFGDFKRVNRNGATLVLSPDDTQVNRFREEAVDQAMLVIRRRIDKWGVAEVDVRKLGTDSIQISLPGRSNPEQAKELVGTTAQLEFRMVDDTNPQFFAQMLQTTPPPAGSDITVTDEGGFAQLQSASREALLEYTKDKVPENRQVVTECIANPMKKNECSSYRTYLLDKNVPLTGESLAGADASVNQMNEPEVNIAFDPAGAREFEKLTEAGVGRRMAIVLDDNVHTAPNINEKIGGGRARITMGRMGARTRDEWLGEAQTLALVLKAGALPAPVTVGEIRQVGASLGDELIKKGGLAVLVGLGLVVLFMALYYRKSGLIADVALLLNGLLILAGLAFFNATLTLPGIAGFVLTLGVAVDANVLINERIREELAHGKTAKAAVDQGYDRAFWTIFDAHVTALIAGFILFFTGTGPVRGFATTMIIGLLASLFTSIMVTRVLMTYFVHGRNAQSVSV from the coding sequence ATGGACCGCGGCTGGTGGTGGAAGTTTGGACTGATTGTCGCGGTGACGCTGGGGACCTTCTGGTTCCTGATTCCGACGTATTACACGCTGGTGGTCATGGATCGTGACCAGCGCAACAACCTGGCGCTTCTCGAGGAGAAGCTGCCGGCGTGGGCGCCTCCCGCGAAGTACCGGCTCAACCTGGGCCTGGACCTTCAGGGCGGCATCCACATGGTGATGCGCGTGGACACGAAGACGGCGCTCCAGAAGCGGACCGAGCGCCGAGGCCAGCAGATCGCCACGTACGTCGCCGACAAGAAGCTCGGCGAGGTCACGGCGGATACGGATCCGGAGAAGCTCCAGCTCACCTTGACGGCGAAGGACCCGGCGACGATGGACGCCATCGAGAAGGACGTCCTGGCGACCTTCGGGGACTTCAAGCGGGTCAACCGCAACGGCGCGACGCTCGTGCTGTCGCCCGACGACACGCAGGTGAATCGCTTCCGTGAGGAAGCGGTGGACCAGGCGATGCTCGTCATCCGCCGCCGCATCGACAAGTGGGGCGTGGCCGAAGTGGACGTGCGCAAGCTCGGCACCGACTCCATCCAGATTTCGCTGCCCGGTCGCAGCAACCCGGAGCAGGCCAAGGAGCTGGTGGGCACCACCGCGCAGCTCGAGTTCCGGATGGTGGACGACACCAACCCCCAGTTCTTCGCGCAGATGCTCCAGACGACGCCGCCCCCTGCGGGCAGCGACATCACCGTGACGGACGAGGGTGGCTTCGCCCAGCTGCAGAGCGCCTCGCGCGAGGCGCTGCTCGAGTACACGAAGGACAAGGTTCCGGAGAACCGCCAGGTCGTCACCGAGTGCATCGCGAACCCGATGAAGAAGAACGAGTGCTCCTCGTACCGCACGTACCTCCTGGACAAGAACGTCCCGCTCACGGGTGAGAGCCTGGCGGGCGCGGACGCGTCCGTGAACCAGATGAACGAGCCGGAGGTGAACATCGCGTTCGACCCGGCCGGCGCGCGCGAGTTCGAGAAGCTGACCGAGGCGGGCGTGGGCCGCCGGATGGCCATCGTGCTGGACGACAACGTCCACACCGCGCCGAACATCAACGAGAAGATCGGCGGCGGCCGCGCGCGCATCACCATGGGTCGCATGGGTGCTCGCACCCGCGACGAGTGGCTGGGCGAGGCGCAGACGCTGGCGCTGGTGCTCAAGGCGGGCGCGCTGCCCGCGCCGGTGACGGTGGGCGAGATTCGTCAGGTGGGCGCGAGCCTGGGTGACGAGCTCATCAAGAAGGGCGGCCTGGCCGTGCTGGTGGGCCTGGGCCTGGTGGTGCTCTTCATGGCGCTGTACTACCGCAAGTCGGGGCTCATCGCGGACGTGGCCCTGCTCCTCAACGGCCTGCTCATCCTGGCGGGGTTGGCGTTCTTCAACGCGACACTGACACTGCCAGGCATCGCGGGGTTCGTGCTGACGCTGGGCGTCGCGGTGGACGCCAACGTGCTCATCAACGAGCGCATCCGCGAGGAGCTCGCCCACGGGAAGACGGCGAAGGCGGCGGTGGACCAGGGGTACGATCGTGCCTTCTGGACCATCTTCGACGCGCACGTGACGGCGCTCATCGCCGGCTTCATCCTGTTCTTCACGGGAACGGGACCGGTGCGAGGCTTCGCCACCACGATGATCATCGGGCTTCTGGCCTCGCTGTTCACGTCCATCATGGTCACGCGCGTGCTGATGACCTACTTCGTCCACGGCCGTAATGCGCAGTCGGTGTCCGTCTGA
- the yajC gene encoding preprotein translocase subunit YajC, with protein sequence MAESFLMLAQAGGGTSPLNTLALLVGLVAIMYFVMIRPQQKQMKEHRNLLTSLKKGDEVVTAGGMLGKIHQVDERTVTVEVASGVRVRILKTSISAKGTVAEGAQAGAPTEEKKKEEK encoded by the coding sequence GTGGCTGAGAGCTTTTTGATGCTGGCGCAGGCCGGGGGCGGGACGAGCCCGCTGAACACCCTGGCCCTACTCGTGGGCTTGGTCGCGATCATGTACTTCGTGATGATCCGCCCACAGCAGAAGCAGATGAAGGAGCACCGCAACCTGCTCACTTCGCTCAAGAAGGGCGATGAGGTCGTCACCGCGGGCGGCATGCTCGGGAAGATCCACCAGGTGGACGAGCGGACCGTGACGGTGGAGGTCGCGAGCGGGGTTCGCGTCCGCATCCTGAAGACGTCCATCAGTGCCAAGGGCACGGTGGCCGAGGGCGCGCAGGCGGGGGCGCCGACCGAAGAGAAGAAGAAGGAGGAGAAGTAA
- the tgt gene encoding tRNA guanosine(34) transglycosylase Tgt, with amino-acid sequence MVKFELLHEDASGTKARRGRLDTPHGPIETPIFMPVGTVGSVKGVGPDDLLAIDAQIILGNTYHLMLRPGEALVGEMGGLHQFVSWNRPMLTDSGGFQVFSLSEKRKITEEGAAFQSHLDGARHFLTPERSIDIQETLGADVIMAFDECPPSTAERSYLEKSLARTTRWLHRCEKAWTRGRSSLFGIVQGGLHEDLRKRHAEEVCAVDLPGYALGGYSVGEAPEAMHAGVAYSAPLLPRDKPRYLMGVGTPVDLVTCVEHGVDMFDCVLPTRCARNGLLFTSEGKLTIRNAAFAKDPRPVDPECSCYTCRNFSRAYLRHLFAAGEILAMRLNTLHNLHYFLGLMAQVRRAIAEDRYAAFARDFRERARAQEVERTRGR; translated from the coding sequence ATGGTGAAGTTCGAGCTGCTCCACGAGGACGCCTCCGGCACCAAGGCCCGCCGTGGACGGCTCGACACGCCCCACGGCCCCATCGAGACGCCCATCTTCATGCCTGTGGGCACCGTGGGCAGCGTCAAGGGCGTGGGCCCGGATGACCTGCTCGCCATCGACGCGCAGATCATCCTCGGCAACACGTACCACCTGATGCTGCGCCCCGGTGAGGCGCTGGTGGGCGAGATGGGCGGCCTGCACCAGTTCGTCTCGTGGAACCGGCCCATGCTCACCGACAGCGGCGGCTTCCAGGTCTTCAGCCTGTCGGAGAAGCGCAAAATCACCGAGGAGGGCGCCGCCTTCCAGTCCCACCTCGACGGCGCGCGGCACTTCCTCACGCCCGAGCGCTCCATCGACATCCAGGAGACGCTGGGCGCGGACGTCATCATGGCGTTCGACGAGTGCCCTCCCTCCACCGCCGAGCGCTCGTATCTGGAGAAGTCCCTGGCGCGCACCACCCGCTGGCTGCACCGGTGCGAGAAGGCGTGGACCCGGGGGCGCTCGTCGCTCTTCGGCATCGTCCAGGGCGGCCTGCACGAGGACTTGCGCAAGCGCCACGCCGAGGAGGTGTGCGCGGTGGACCTGCCCGGCTACGCGCTGGGCGGCTACTCGGTGGGCGAGGCCCCCGAGGCCATGCACGCGGGCGTGGCCTACTCGGCGCCGCTGCTCCCCCGGGACAAGCCCCGCTACCTCATGGGCGTGGGCACCCCCGTGGACCTGGTGACGTGCGTGGAGCACGGGGTGGACATGTTCGATTGCGTGCTCCCGACGCGTTGCGCACGCAACGGCCTGCTCTTCACCTCGGAGGGCAAGCTCACCATCCGGAACGCGGCGTTCGCCAAGGACCCCCGGCCGGTGGACCCTGAGTGCTCGTGCTACACCTGCCGCAACTTCAGCAGGGCCTACCTGCGGCACCTGTTCGCGGCGGGGGAGATCCTGGCCATGCGCCTGAACACCCTCCACAACCTCCATTACTTCCTGGGGTTGATGGCCCAGGTGCGCCGGGCCATCGCGGAGGACCGCTACGCCGCCTTCGCCCGGGACTTCCGTGAGAGGGCACGGGCCCAGGAGGTCGAGCGGACCCGTGGCCGCTGA
- the queA gene encoding tRNA preQ1(34) S-adenosylmethionine ribosyltransferase-isomerase QueA: MSSRLSDYDFELPESQIAQAPLAQRDASRLMHVRRSSGDVSHRQFSDVLELLGPGDLLVLNDARVIPARLLGQKAGSGGRVELLVVRPAASTLTSAALGGAPESLDWLCLGQASKGLKPGQRLTFASGLEAEVLEVLGGGEYRVRFHAPPGASLASLLDAAGRLPLPPYITREPDAADAERYQTVYAKASGAVAAPTAGLHFTQDTLAALEARGVRRALVTLDVGPGTFLPVREEELDKHHMHPERYTVPESTAREVNAAKAEGRRVVAVGTTVVRTLESATDAATGQLREGPGETTLFIRPGFTFRQVDALLTNFHLPRSTLVVLVSALLGRERTLAAYSEAVRAGYRFFSYGDAMLVSE; encoded by the coding sequence GTGTCGTCCCGCCTCTCAGACTACGACTTCGAGCTCCCCGAGTCCCAGATTGCCCAGGCGCCGCTCGCCCAGCGCGACGCCTCGCGGCTGATGCACGTGCGCCGCTCATCGGGCGACGTCAGCCACCGCCAGTTCTCCGATGTGCTGGAGCTGCTCGGCCCTGGAGACCTGCTCGTCCTCAATGACGCCCGCGTCATCCCCGCGCGCCTGCTGGGCCAGAAGGCCGGCTCCGGAGGTCGCGTGGAGCTGCTGGTGGTGCGTCCGGCCGCCTCCACGCTCACCTCGGCCGCGCTCGGTGGTGCCCCCGAGTCCCTCGATTGGCTCTGCCTGGGCCAGGCCTCCAAGGGGCTCAAGCCCGGCCAGCGCCTCACGTTCGCCAGCGGCCTGGAGGCCGAGGTGCTCGAGGTCCTGGGAGGAGGGGAGTACCGCGTGCGCTTCCACGCGCCGCCAGGTGCCTCGCTGGCCTCGCTGCTCGACGCCGCTGGCCGCCTGCCGCTGCCGCCCTACATCACCCGCGAGCCCGATGCCGCGGATGCCGAGCGCTACCAGACGGTGTACGCCAAGGCCTCCGGCGCCGTGGCCGCGCCCACCGCCGGCCTCCACTTCACCCAGGACACCCTGGCCGCGCTCGAGGCCCGGGGCGTGCGCCGCGCCCTGGTGACGCTGGACGTGGGGCCGGGCACCTTCCTCCCCGTGCGTGAGGAGGAGCTGGACAAGCACCACATGCACCCCGAGCGCTACACCGTACCCGAGTCCACCGCGCGCGAGGTGAACGCGGCGAAGGCGGAAGGTCGGCGCGTGGTGGCCGTGGGGACCACCGTGGTGCGCACGTTGGAGTCCGCCACGGACGCTGCGACGGGACAGCTGCGCGAGGGCCCCGGCGAGACGACGCTCTTCATCCGCCCGGGCTTCACCTTCCGCCAGGTGGACGCGCTCTTGACGAACTTCCACCTGCCGCGCTCCACGTTGGTGGTGCTCGTCAGCGCCTTGTTGGGCCGGGAACGCACGCTCGCCGCGTATTCAGAGGCGGTGCGCGCGGGATATCGATTCTTCAGCTACGGCGACGCCATGCTGGTGTCGGAGTGA
- a CDS encoding SpoIID/LytB domain-containing protein, with product MLRPVALLLLLLAAPRSFAVETLRIAIEDTGSEVRIRGQGLGFGTDSEEATFVSIPSDVAIVRRKAGKLEVNGAPVLGDSVRFRAGLSTSEDAGTTPGEQPIKAGNTQVRGDVVVRPLREGLQLINVIPLEDYLAAVLGSEMPVSFPPEALKAQAVAARTYALQKKLDAYSNAFHLGSSVLHQVYGGVNREDPRTRVAVDATRGQVLTYELAPIEAYFHASCGGRTESGQDALHRDLPYLQPVDCPCGRLPASRWSASMSDTEIKAALKRPAQGMKVTARTSTRRVTRVTMGDGSSVDGVELRRRLGYTRLKSLDFEVERTDHGYQFSGRGYGHGAGLCQWGAKALADKGKGYLEILTHYYPGAELQQLY from the coding sequence ATGTTGCGACCTGTTGCACTCCTCCTGCTCCTGCTCGCCGCTCCACGCTCGTTCGCTGTGGAGACCCTGCGCATCGCCATCGAGGACACGGGGAGTGAGGTGCGCATCCGGGGACAGGGCCTCGGCTTCGGCACCGACAGCGAGGAGGCCACCTTCGTCTCCATCCCCTCGGACGTCGCCATCGTCCGACGCAAGGCGGGCAAGCTCGAGGTCAACGGCGCGCCCGTGCTCGGCGACTCGGTGCGCTTTCGCGCGGGCCTGAGCACGTCCGAGGATGCGGGGACGACTCCCGGGGAGCAGCCCATCAAGGCGGGCAACACCCAGGTGCGCGGCGACGTCGTCGTGCGCCCCCTGCGCGAGGGCCTGCAGCTCATCAACGTCATCCCCCTCGAGGACTACCTGGCCGCGGTGCTCGGCAGCGAGATGCCCGTGTCCTTCCCGCCCGAGGCCCTCAAGGCCCAGGCCGTGGCCGCTCGCACCTACGCGTTGCAGAAGAAACTGGATGCCTACAGCAACGCCTTTCATCTGGGCAGCAGCGTGCTCCACCAGGTGTACGGCGGCGTCAACCGCGAGGACCCGCGCACCCGCGTCGCCGTGGATGCCACCCGGGGGCAGGTGCTCACCTACGAGCTCGCGCCCATCGAGGCGTACTTCCACGCCTCCTGCGGCGGTCGCACCGAGTCTGGCCAGGACGCCCTCCATCGGGACTTGCCCTACCTGCAGCCCGTCGACTGCCCGTGTGGACGACTGCCCGCGAGTCGCTGGTCCGCCTCCATGTCGGACACCGAAATCAAGGCGGCGCTCAAGCGGCCCGCCCAGGGCATGAAGGTCACCGCCCGCACGTCCACCCGCCGCGTCACCCGCGTCACGATGGGAGACGGCAGCTCGGTGGACGGCGTGGAGCTCCGGCGGAGGCTCGGCTACACCCGGCTCAAGAGCCTCGATTTCGAGGTGGAGCGGACGGACCACGGCTACCAGTTCTCCGGACGCGGCTATGGCCATGGGGCCGGGCTCTGCCAGTGGGGCGCCAAGGCGCTCGCTGACAAGGGCAAGGGGTACCTGGAAATCCTTACCCACTACTATCCGGGCGCCGAGCTGCAGCAACTCTACTGA
- a CDS encoding KamA family radical SAM protein, whose translation MDSPALVVPLSPEPRSERTSLSAEGRRRLFPQATDAEWADWRWHQRHAVRGLEQLERYVSLTADERAGVQETASLFRIGISPYYLSLIDPEHPFCPVRMQSIPVRAEARVRPGELEDPLGEDKTRPEECIVHKYPDRVLFLALDTCSVYCRHCTRRRITQGGVAELSKEQMRRGIDYVRRHPEVRDVLISGGDPFLLSEQRLEELLAPLSEIPHVEMIRIGTRVPVVLPMRVTDSLASLLRRYAPVFVVTHFNHPKEVTPEAREACERLVDHGVPVENQAVLMRQLNSDARIIKELSHLLLRTRVRPYYLHQMDVAEGCEHLRTPIAKGLEIIQQLRGHTTGLAVPHLAVDLPGGGGKVTLQPDYVVERNERETVFRNFKGERYAYPEPEETDCACPYDETWRERAQQFGYHRKG comes from the coding sequence ATGGATTCCCCCGCGTTGGTGGTGCCCCTGTCGCCGGAGCCTCGCTCCGAGCGGACCTCGTTGAGCGCCGAGGGGCGCCGTCGCCTGTTCCCCCAGGCCACCGACGCGGAGTGGGCCGATTGGCGTTGGCATCAGCGGCATGCGGTGCGCGGGCTGGAGCAGCTCGAGCGCTACGTGTCGCTGACCGCCGATGAGCGCGCGGGCGTCCAGGAGACGGCCTCGCTGTTCCGCATCGGCATCAGCCCGTACTACCTGTCGCTCATCGACCCGGAGCATCCGTTCTGCCCGGTGCGCATGCAGTCCATCCCCGTGCGCGCCGAGGCTCGCGTGCGTCCCGGCGAGCTGGAGGACCCGCTCGGCGAGGACAAGACGCGGCCGGAGGAGTGCATCGTCCACAAGTATCCGGACCGGGTGCTGTTCCTGGCGCTGGATACGTGCTCGGTCTACTGCCGTCACTGCACGCGCAGGCGCATCACCCAGGGCGGCGTGGCGGAGCTGTCCAAGGAGCAGATGCGGCGGGGCATCGACTACGTGCGCCGCCACCCCGAGGTGCGCGACGTCCTCATCTCCGGGGGAGATCCGTTCCTGCTCAGCGAGCAGCGGCTGGAGGAGCTGCTCGCACCGCTGAGCGAGATTCCCCACGTGGAGATGATTCGCATTGGCACCCGGGTTCCCGTGGTGCTGCCCATGCGCGTCACCGACTCCCTGGCGAGCCTGCTGCGCCGCTACGCGCCCGTCTTCGTCGTCACGCACTTCAATCATCCGAAGGAAGTGACGCCCGAAGCTCGCGAGGCCTGTGAGCGACTGGTGGACCATGGCGTGCCCGTGGAGAACCAGGCCGTGTTGATGCGGCAGCTCAACTCGGACGCGCGCATCATCAAGGAGTTGTCACACCTGCTGCTTCGCACGCGCGTGCGCCCGTACTACCTGCACCAGATGGATGTGGCGGAAGGCTGCGAGCATCTGCGCACGCCCATCGCGAAGGGACTGGAGATCATCCAGCAGCTGCGTGGCCACACCACGGGGCTCGCCGTGCCGCACCTCGCGGTGGACCTGCCGGGCGGCGGTGGCAAGGTGACGCTCCAGCCGGACTACGTCGTCGAGCGCAACGAGCGTGAGACGGTCTTCCGCAACTTCAAGGGCGAGCGCTACGCCTACCCGGAGCCCGAGGAGACCGACTGCGCTTGTCCGTACGACGAGACGTGGCGCGAGCGGGCCCAGCAGTTCGGCTACCACCGGAAGGGCTGA